A section of the Phaseolus vulgaris cultivar G19833 chromosome 8, P. vulgaris v2.0, whole genome shotgun sequence genome encodes:
- the LOC137824046 gene encoding protein FATTY ACID EXPORT 3, chloroplastic, with protein MDSVSVLNPKLAHCNFSLPFNKSPRTFNFHPLLKPRALNAAPPNALAASFLTIHRRKPSTVAFTASHQDSEHGEIEVEKERDVIAGSEESQKAWKQALETFKEQAERLQGVSQDAYKLYSEKASVILKETTEQLTVLADKTKHELSTAAKEITDEGKEYLSSAAESSPEVKDIVETFTTPSDDIQKLSGLRDFYVGLPYGLLLSLGGFLYFMVTGSVSAIRFGVILGGALLALSILSLKSYKKGRASPLALKGQAAIASILFLREISAIGKGSSYFTALISGAVAAFYIYRIVLERNQQNGSNLETEPGN; from the exons ATGGATTCAGTTTCAGTGTTAAACCCTAAACTCGCTCATTGCAATTTCTCTCTCCCATTCAACAAGTCTCCCCGTACCTTCAACTTCCACCCCTTACTCAAACCTCGCGCTCTTAACGCCGCTCCCCCTAACGCCCTCGCCGCCTCCTTCCTTACCATCCACCGCCGGAAACCGTCAACCGTCGCTTTCACCGCTTCTCACCAAGATTCG GAACACGGGGAGATCGAAGTGGAGAAGGAGCGTGATGTTATTGCGGGCTCTGAGGAGTCGCAGAAGGCGTGGAAGCAGGCGCTGGAAACTTTCAAGGAACAGGCGGAGAGGTTGCAGGGCGTTTCTCAGGACGCTTATAAGTTGTACTCGGAGAAGGCCAGTGTCATTCTGAAGGAAACCACGGAGCAGCTGACTGTGCTGGCGGATAAGACCAAGCACGAGCTGAGCACCGCCGCGAAGGAGATCACCGACGAAGGGAAGGAGTATTTGTCCTCGGCGGCAGAGAGTTCGCCGGAGGTGAAGGACATTGTGGAGACGTTCACCACGCCGTCTGATGATATCCAGAAGTTGTCTGGACTGAGGGACTTCTATGTTGGCCTGCCGTATG GTTTGCTGCTTTCTCTTGGTGGCTTCCTTTACTTTATGGTAACAGGCAGTGTTTCAGCCATAAGGTTTGGGGTGATTTTAGGTGGTGCCCTCCTTGCTTTAAGCATTTTAAGTCTGAAATCATATAAAAAAGGACGCGCCTCTCCTCTTGCTTTGAAGGGCCAAGCTG CTATAGCAAGTATACTGTTTCTGCGGGAGATAAGCGCAATAGGCAAA GGATCATCTTATTTCACTGCCTTGATCAG
- the LOC137823570 gene encoding receptor-like protein kinase FERONIA, with protein sequence MWSVNRYCVCVPLFVCLVLAIELVVAKDFQPTDNILLDCGGPSSSTDTDGRVWTTDVGSKFDSSSAKSTTVSPAATQDPAVPQVPYMTARVFHAPFTYAFPVASGWKFLRLHFYPASYSNLNASDARFAVTANSYTLLRNFSVAQTTLALNYAYILKEFAIYVEGKTLNVTFTPSTNASNAYAFVNGIEVVSMPDIYTSTDGTTMIVGTNTAYTIDNSTALENVYRLNVGGNDISPSHDTGMFRSWSDDVPFLFGAAFGVTEPADPDVKFEYPPGTPSYIAPLDVYTTARSMGPNPKINTNYNLSWIFNIDSGFSYLVRLHFAEVSSNITKNNQRVFDIFLNNQTATQEADVIAWAKEFGLSHSNGVPVHKDYVVFIPEDVEPRQDLWLALHPDPTDKPMYYDAILNGVEIFKINDTAGNLAGTNPIPPPVQDIIDPSTARAHNHGKSKNHTGIIAGGVAGGVVVVLLIGLFAFALSRRQRKDSGASEGPSGWLPLSLYGNSHSAASAKTNTTGSYASSLPSNLCRHFSFAEIKSATNNFDEALLLGVGGFGKVYKGEIDGGTTKVAIKRGNPLSDQGVHEFQTEIEMLSKLRHRHLVSLIGYCEENTEMILVYDYMAYGTLREHLYKTQKPPLPWKQRLEICIGAARGLHYLHTGAKYTIIHRDVKTTNILVDEKWVAKVSDFGLSKTGPTLDNTHVSTVVKGSFGYLDPEYFRRQQLTDKSDVYSFGVVLFEILCARPALNPALAKEQVSLAEWAAHCYLKGTLDQIIDPYLKGKIAPECFKKFAETAMKCVADQGIERPSMGDVLWNLEFALQLQESAEESGNGFGGIGNEVEPTYTDSKGKKDSDAMGGYDGNVTDSRSSGISMSIGGRSLASEDSDGLTPSAVFSQIMNPKGR encoded by the coding sequence ATGTGGAGCGTGAATCGGTACTGTGTTTGTGTGCCATTGTTTGTGTGCCTGGTATTGGCTATTGAGCTTGTTGTAGCAAAGGATTTTCAGCCTACAGATAATATTCTGCTGGATTGTGGGGGTCCTTCATCTAGTACTGATACTGATGGCCGTGTATGGACCACTGATGTTGGTTCCAAGTTTGATTCCTCCTCTGCAAAATCCACCACCGTATCGCCGGCGGCAACTCAAGACCCTGCCGTCCCCCAGGTGCCCTACATGACAGCACGCGTGTTCCACGCGCCGTTTACCTATGCTTTCCCGGTGGCTTCCGGTTGGAAGTTCCTCCGGCTGCACTTTTACCCGGCTTCTTACTCCAATCTCAATGCATCTGATGCCCGTTTTGCGGTGACGGCGAATTCATACACGCTTCTTAGGAACTTTAGTGTTGCTCAGACCACCCTGGCTTTGAATTATGCCTACATTTTGAAGGAATTTGCCATCTATGTTGAAGGGAAAACCTTGAATGTGACTTTCACTCCGTCCACCAATGCATCCAATGCTTACGCGTTTGTTAATGGGATTGAGGTTGTGTCTATGCCTGATATTTATACTTCTACTGATGGAACTACCATGATAGTTGGTACAAATACTGCTTACACTATTGACAACAGCACTGCACTTGAGAATGTTTATAGGTTGAATGTGGGTGGGAATGATATCTCTCCCTCCCATGATACTGGTATGTTTAGGTCATGGTCTGATGATGTTCCCTTCCTCTTTGGGGCTGCATTTGGGGTTACTGAGCCCGCTGATCCAGATGTGAAGTTTGAGTATCCTCCGGGCACACCAAGTTATATTGCTCCACTTGATGTCTACACTACAGCCAGATCAATGGGCCCGAATCCGAAAATCAACACAAATTACAACTTGAGTTGGATCTTCAACATTGATTCTGGGTTTTCCTATCTAGTGAGACTCCATTTTGCTGAGGTATCATCAAATATAACCAAGAATAATCAAAGAGTGTTTGATATATTCCTCAACAATCAAACTGCTACACAGGAGGCTGATGTTATTGCCTGGGCAAAAGAATTTGGCCTTTCACATTCTAATGGGGTGCCTGTGCATAAAGATTATGTTGTCTTTATTCCCGAAGATGTAGAACCACGGCAGGACCTGTGGCTTGCATTGCATCCAGATCCAACTGACAAGCCCATGTATTATGATGCAATCTTGAATGGAGTGgagattttcaaaattaatgatACTGCAGGGAATCTGGCAGGGACAAATCCCATTCCTCCCCCTGTGCAAGACATAATTGACCCATCAACAGCTAGAGCACATAATCATGGTAAATCAAAGAATCATACAGGCATTATTGCAGGAGGTGTTGCTGGAGGAGTTGTTGTAGTACTTTTGATTGGGCTATTTGCTTTTGCTTTATCCCGTAGACAACGAAAGGATTCTGGTGCAAGTGAAGGGCCATCTGGATGGCTTCCACTTTCTCTTTATGGTAATTCACATTCTGCAGCTTCAGCCAAGACCAACACAACAGGAAGTTATGCTTCCTCTCTCCCGTCAAACCTTTGCCGTCATTTCTCATTTGCTGAAATCAAGTCCGCCACAAACAACTTTGATGAGGCTTTGCTTCTTGGTGTGGGAGGATTCGGTAAGGTTTACAAGGGAGAAATTGATGGTGGAACAACCAAGGTAGCAATTAAACGTGGGAATCCACTATCTGACCAAGGGGTGCATGAGTTCCAAACTGAGATTGAAATGCTCTCTAAACTTCGTCACCGCCACCTTGTTTCTCTGATTGGATACTGTGAAGAAAACACTGAAATGATCCTCGTTTATGATTATATGGCATATGGAACGCTAAGGGAGCATTTGTACAAGACCCAGAAACCTCCACTTCCATGGAAGCAAAGGCTTGAGATATGCATTGGAGCTGCTCGGGGTTTACACTATCTACACACTGGTGCTAAATACACAATCATCCACCGTGATGTGAAGACAACAAACATTTTAGTGGACGAGAAGTGGGTGGCCAAGGTTTCTGATTTTGGATTGTCAAAAACAGGTCCAACATTGGATAATACCCATGTAAGTACTGTAGTAAAGGGTAGCTTTGGGTACTTGGATCCAGAATACTTCAGGAGGCAGCAACTAACTGACAAATCTGATGTTTACTCATTTGGGGTGGTTCTCTTTGAGATATTGTGTGCTCGACCAGCTTTGAACCCGGCCCTTGCTAAGGAGCAAGTGAGTCTGGCTGAGTGGGCAGCTCATTGCTACCTCAAAGGCACTCTTGACCAAATCATTGATCCCTATCTAAAAGGCAAGATAGCTCCAGAATGCTTCAAGAAGTTTGCCGAGACTGCGATGAAGTGTGTGGCTGACCAGGGTATTGAAAGGCCATCCATGGGTGATGTCTTGTGGAACCTTGAATTTGCTTTGCAGCTGCAAGAAAGTGCAGAGGAAAGTGGCAACGGCTTTGGCGGCATTGGCAATGAAGTGGAGCCGACATATACAGATTCTAAAGGAAAGAAAGACTCTGATGCGATGGGGGGTTATGATGGTAATGTGACCGACTCCAGAAGCAGTGGCATTTCAATGAGCATTGGAGGTAGAAGCTTGGCTAGTGAAGACTCTGATGGGTTAACCCCAAGTGCTGTGTTTTCCCAGATCATGAATCCAAAAGGGCGTTAA
- the LOC137825801 gene encoding leucine-rich repeat receptor-like protein kinase PXC2, translated as MMQFSMCVLFLVLLASVMLVVSADPGFNDDVLGLIVFKAGLEDPKRKLSSWNEDDNSPCNWEGVKCDPSSNRVTALVLDGFSLSGHVDRGLLRLQFLQILSLSRNNFTGLINPDLPRLGSLQAVDFSDNNLSGEIPEGFFQQCGSLRTVSFAKNNLTGKIPESLSSCSNLATVNFSSNQLHGELPNGVWFLRGLQSLDLSDNMLEGEIPEGIQNLYDMRELSLQRNRFSGRLPGDIGGCLLLKSLDLSGNFLSGELPQSMQRLTSCTSLSLQGNSFTGGIPDWIGELKNLDMLDLSANSFSGWIPKSLGNLDSLHRLNLSRNQLTGNLPDSMLNCTKLLTLDISHNHLAGHVPSWIFKMGVQSISLSGNGFSKGNYPALKSTPTSYHGLEVLDLSFNAFSGVLPSGIGGLSSLQVLNISTNNISGPIPVGIGELKSLYIIDLSDNKFNGSIPSEIEGAISLRELRLQKNFLGGRIPAQIDKCSSLTFLILSHNKLTGSIPPAIANLSNLQYVDLSRNQLSGSLPKELTNLSHLFSFNVSYNHLEGELPVGGFFNTISSSSVSDNPLLCGSVVNHSCPSVHPKPIVLNPNSSGSNSSISSQTHRHKIILSISALIAIGAAAFIAIGVVAVTVLNIHVRSAMERMPATFALSGGEDYSGSPANDPNYGKLVMFSGDADFADGAHNLLNKESEIGRGGFGVVYRTFLRDGHAVAIKKLTVSSLIKSQEDFEKEIKKLGKIRHSNLVALEGYYWTSSLQLLIYEYLSTGSLHKLLHDDNSKNVFSWPQRFKIIYGMAKGLAHLHQMNIIHYNLKSTNVLIDCSGEPKVGDFGLVKLLPMLDHCVLSSKIQSALGYMAPEFACRTVKITEKCDIYGFGILVLEVVTGKRPVEYMEDDVVVLCDMVRGALEEGKVEQCVDGRLLGNFAAEEAIPVIKLGLICASQVPSNRPDMAEVVNILELIQCPSEGLEELE; from the exons ATGATGCAATTCAGCATGTGCGTGTTGTTTCTGGTTCTTCTTGCTTCGGTTATGTTGGTGGTTTCTGCGGACCCTGGTTTCAATGATGATGTGTTGGGTTTGATTGTGTTTAAGGCTGGTTTGGAAGATCCCAAAAGGAAACTCTCTTCTTGGAATGAGGATGATAACAGTCCTTGCAATTGGGAAGGTGTGAAGTGTGATCCTTCATCCAATAGGGTCACTGCTCTTGTTCTTGATGGGTTCTCTCTTTCTGGGCATGTTGATAGGGGCTTATTGAGGTTGCAGTTCCTTCAAATTCTCTCCCTTTCAAGGAACAACTTCACAGGGCTTATAAACCCTGATCTTCCTCGCCTTGGGAGTTTACAGGCTGTGGACTTCAGTGACAACAACCTCTCTGGGGAGATCCCAGAAGGGTTTTTCCAACAATGTGGCTCTCTCAGGACAGTTTCATTTGCCAAGAACAACCTCACAGGTAAAATTCCCGAGTCCTTGAGTTCCTGCTCCAATTTGGCAACTGTTAACTTCTCCTCTAACCAGCTCCATGGGGAATTGCCTAATGGAGTGTGGTTCTTGAGGGGGCTACAGTCACTTGATCTGTCGGACAACATGCTGGAGGGAGAAATTCCTGAAGGCATTCAGAATCTGTATGATATGAGGGAGTTGAGTCTTCAGAGGAACAGGTTTAGTGGAAGGCTTCCTGGGGATATTGGAGGCTGCTTACTTCTGAAATCACTTGACTTGAGTGGTAATTTTCTCTCTGGGGAACTCCCTCAATCAATGCAAAGACTCACTTCTTGCACATCACTTAGTTTGCAGGGAAACTCATTCACAGGGGGCATTCCTGACTGGATTGGGGAATTGAAGAATCTAGACATGTTGGATCTTTCTGCCAATTCATTTTCTGGTTGGATTCCTAAGTCATTAGGAAATCTTGACTCTTTGCATAGATTGAATTTGTCCAGGAATCAGTTGACAGGAAACTTGCCTGATTCCATGCTGAACTGCACTAAGCTTTTGACTCTGGACATCAGCCATAATCACTTGGCAGGCCATGTTCCTTCATGGATTTTTAAGATGGGAGTGCAAAGCATCTCTCTTTCTGGGAATGGCTTCAGCAAGGGCAATTATCCTGCACTTAAGTCCACACCTACATCTTATCATGGTCTTGAGGTTCTGGATTTGTCATTCAATGCATTTTCTGGTGTGCTTCCATCTGGCATTGGAGGACTTAGTAGCCTACAAGTCTTGAATATCTCTACTAACAATATCTCTGGTCCCATTCCTGTGGGTATAGGCGAACTTAAGTCTTTGTACATTATTGACCTAAGTGACAACAAGTTTAATGGAAGCATTCCTTCTGAAATAGAAGGGGCAATTTCACTCAGGGAGCTAAGGCTGCAAAAGAACTTCCTAGGTGGGAGAATTCCAGCCCAAATCGACAAGTGTTCATCTCTAACATTTTT GATTCTTTCTCACAACAAGCTTACTGGTTCAATCCCTCCAGCCATAGCAAACCTCAGCAATCTTCAATATGTTGATTTGTCACGGAATCAACTCTCTGGAAGTTTACCCAAGGAGTTAACAAATCTTTCTCATCTTTTCTCATTTAATGTGTCCTACAACCACCTTGAAGGTGAACTACCTGTGGGTGGCTTCTTCAACACCATCTCCTCCTCCTCAGTCTCCGATAACCCATTGCTGTGCGGTTCTGTTGTCAACCACTCCTGTCCATCTGTTCATCCCAAACCTATTGTCCTGAACCCCAACTCTTCAGGTTCCAACTCCAGCATTTCCTCACAGACCCATCGGCATAAAATCATATTAAGTATCTCTGCTCTTATTGCTATTGGAGCAGCTGCTTTTATCGCCATTGGTGTGGTGGCTGTTACTGTCCTAAATATCCACGTGCGTTCAGCAATGGAGCGTATGCCTGCTACATTTGCATTGTCTGGGGGTGAGGACTATAGTGGTTCGCCTGCAAATGATCCAAACTACGGGAAGCTTGTCATGTTTTCTGGTGATGCAGACTTTGCTGATGGAGCACATAATCTTCTCAATAAAGAAAGTGAAATAGGCCGTGGTGGATTTGGAGTTGTTTATCGCACTTTCCTTCGTGATGGACACGCTGTTGCAATCAAGAAACTTACAGTCTCCAGTTTGATCAAGTCCCAAGAAGACTTTGAGAAAGAAATCAAAAAGCTTGGGAAGATCAGGCACTCGAATCTTGTGGCACTTGAAGGTTATTATTGGACTTCATCCTTGCAACTCCTGATTTATGAGTACCTGTCCACTGGGAGTTTGCATAAACTTCTACATGATGATAACAGCAAAAATGTCTTCTCATGGCCACAAAGGTTCAAGATTATTTATGGCATGGCAAAAGGGTTGGCCCATTTGCACCAAATGAACATAATCCACTACAATCTTAAATCAACCAATGTTCTCATTGATTGTTCAGGTGAGCCAAAGGTTGGAGATTTTGGCTTGGTGAAACTACTGCCAATGCTAGACCATTGTGTTTTGAGCAGCAAAATTCAAAGTGCACTCGGATACATGGCGCCAGAGTTTGCTTGCCGCACGGTTAAGATAACCGAGAAGTGTGACATATATGGTTTTGGGATCCTGGTGCTGGAGGTGGTGACAGGAAAAAGACCTGTGGAATACATGGAGGACGATGTGGTGGTTCTGTGTGACATGGTGAGGGGTGCCTTGGAAGAAGGCAAGGTGGAGCAATGTGTTGATGGAAGGCTCCTTGGTAACTTTGCTGCAGAGGAGGCAATTCCTGTGATAAAATTGGGGTTGATTTGTGCATCACAAGTGCCATCAAACCGTCCAGATATGGCTGAGGTAGTCAACATACTAGAATTAATCCAATGCCCTTCAGAAGGACTAGAGGAATTAGAATGA